The Rana temporaria chromosome 13, aRanTem1.1, whole genome shotgun sequence genome has a window encoding:
- the LOC120920817 gene encoding LOW QUALITY PROTEIN: S-antigen protein-like (The sequence of the model RefSeq protein was modified relative to this genomic sequence to represent the inferred CDS: deleted 2 bases in 1 codon; substituted 1 base at 1 genomic stop codon) produces the protein MVHAMDPEDIMASTEMLSLLKPDLVQKAGSQSSEARNGEKEKKSNGGGHDXVESGRQQEVKDGREDKISDGGKDMISDGGEDLISDGGEGLMSAGEEGLISNGGEDLISDGEEDQISDGGEDQISDGGENLISDGEEDLISDDGEDLISDGGEDQISDGEEDLISDGGEDQISDGGEDLISDGGENPISDGGEDLISDGGEDLISDGEEDLISDGGEDLISDGGEDLISDGGEDQISDGGEDQISDVGEDLISDGGEDPISDGGEGLISDGGEDPISDGGEDPISDGGEGLISDGGEDLISDGGEDLISNGGEDLISDGGEDLISDGGEDQISDGGEDPISDGGEDLISDGGEDLISDGGEDLISDGGEDLYSDGGEDLISDGGEDLISDGGEDLYSGGEGDL, from the exons ATGGTGCATGCAATGGATCCAGAAGACATAATGGCATCCACCGAAATGCTGAGTTTGCTCAAACCGGATCTAGTGCAGAAAGCTGGAAGTCAG TCCAGTGAGGCCCGGAacggagaaaaagaaaagaaaagtaatgGAGGG GGGCATGACTAGGTGGAAAGTGGAAGACAACAAGAGGTTAAAGATGGGAGAG AGGACAAGATCTCTGATGGAGGAAAGGACATGATCTCTGATGGGGGAGAGGACCTGATCTCTGATGGTGGAGAGGGCCTGATGTCTGCTGGAGAAGAGGGCCTGATCTCTAATGGGGGAGAGGACCTGATCTCTGATGGAGAAGAGGACCAGATCTCCGATGGAGGAGAGGACCAGATCTCCGATGGGGGAGAGAACCTGATCTCTGATGGAGAAGAGGACCTGATCTCTGATGATGGAGAGGACCTGATCTCTGATGGAGGAGAGGACCAGATCTCTGATGGAGAAGAGGACCTGATCTCCGATGGAGGAGAAGACCAGATCTCCGATGGAGGAGAGGACCTGATCTCCGATGGGGGAGAGAACCCGATCTCTGATGGGGGAGAGGACCTGATCTCTGATGGGGGAGAGGACCTGATCTCTGATGGAGAAGAGGACCTGATCTCTGATGGAGGAGAGGACCTGATCTCTGATGGTGGAGAGGACCTGATCTCTGATGGAGGAGAGGACCAGATCTCTGATGGAGGAGAGGACCAGATCTCCGATGTAGGAGAGGACCTGATCTCTGATGGTGGAGAGGACCCGATCTCTGATGGAGGAGAGGGCCTGATCTCTGATGGTGGAGAGGACCCGATCTCCGATGGAGGAGAGGACCCGATCTCTGATGGAGGAGAGGGCCTGATCTCTGATGGGGGAGAGGACCTGATCTCCGATGGTGGAGAGGACCTGATCTCTAATGGAGGAGAAGACCTAATCTCTGATGGAGGAGAAGACCTGATCTCTGATGGGGGAGAGGACCAGATCTCCGATGGAGGAGAGGACCCAATCTCCGATGGAGGAGAGGACCTGATCTCTGATGGGGGAGAGGACCTGATCTCTGATGGGGGAGAGGACCTGATCTCCGATGGGGGAGAGGACCTGTACTCTGATGGAGGAGAGGACCTGATCTCTGATGGGGGAGAGGACCTGATCTCTGATGGAGGAGAGGACCTGTACTCTGGTGGGGAGGGGGATCTGTAG